The Streptomyces achromogenes genome window below encodes:
- a CDS encoding SpoIIE family protein phosphatase — MEQVVAAAVIDADGIVTAWSEGARLLTGHPAEEAVGRTAVDLLAEELPRRADGEWTGPVVVRHRDGHPVTLTVTACPVLGPDGLRTGYTLSAQRPAAPEPTLAGRAFQQASMSMSVFDPQQHYLRLNEVACKVMGVSEDVLLGRHFPDTVEEAVHSRGFNWHLRHVAETGRPIRYESFTGAPSLNREHAWTTEMWPVKDTSGAVTAVALAAFDSTEQYLARQRLTLLNEAAASIGTTLDVVRTTEEVVELLVPRFADFVSVDLLDWVLGADEPPPVPTGEVVLRRVAHGSAHEGTPEAAVRLGETDVHPPFSPPARALREGRAVRIQAGEPDFMHWLVERNARAPEGRRFRSGVHSVISVPLLARGTTLGVLVGVRIAHPDDYEDDDAVFAEELASRAAVCIDNARRFARERTTALALQHSLLPRGLPGQAAVEVAHRYLPSGSTAGIGGDWFDVIPLSGSRVALVVGDVVGHGIPSSATMGRLCMAVRTLADVDLPPDELLTHLDDLVTHLAAYDEDGGDDVAELGATCLYAVYDPVSRRLAVAAAGHPAPAVVLPDGSAQLVRMTPGPPLGVGGLPFEAVELELPEGSVVALYTDGLIEDRGRDVDRATGELCSALTAPTASLDALCDSVLKAVLPEEPGDDVALLLARTRALGADRVATWDVVPDPAHVAETRQAATEQLAAWGLEEAAFVTELVVSELVTNAIRYGTPPIRLRLIRDRSLICEVSDGSSTSPHLRRAHAFDEGGRGLLLVAQLTQRWGSRQTDRGKTIWAEQSLEPG; from the coding sequence ATGGAGCAAGTCGTCGCTGCGGCGGTCATCGATGCCGACGGCATCGTGACGGCCTGGAGCGAGGGTGCCCGTCTGCTGACGGGCCATCCGGCCGAGGAGGCCGTGGGCCGGACGGCGGTCGACCTGCTCGCCGAGGAGCTGCCGCGGCGCGCGGACGGTGAGTGGACCGGCCCGGTCGTCGTGCGCCACCGCGACGGCCACCCCGTCACCCTCACCGTCACGGCCTGCCCGGTGCTCGGCCCCGACGGCCTGCGCACCGGGTACACCCTCAGCGCCCAGCGGCCCGCCGCCCCCGAGCCGACGCTGGCCGGGCGGGCCTTCCAGCAGGCCTCCATGTCGATGTCCGTCTTCGACCCCCAGCAGCACTATCTGAGGCTGAACGAGGTCGCCTGCAAGGTCATGGGCGTCTCCGAGGACGTCCTGCTCGGCCGCCACTTCCCGGACACCGTCGAGGAGGCCGTGCACAGCCGGGGCTTCAACTGGCACCTGCGCCACGTCGCCGAGACCGGCCGCCCGATCCGCTACGAGAGCTTCACCGGGGCCCCCTCCCTCAACCGCGAGCACGCCTGGACCACCGAGATGTGGCCCGTGAAGGACACGTCCGGCGCGGTCACGGCGGTCGCTCTGGCCGCGTTCGACAGCACCGAGCAGTACCTGGCCCGCCAGCGGCTGACCCTGCTGAACGAGGCCGCGGCCTCCATCGGGACCACCCTGGACGTGGTCCGCACCACCGAGGAAGTGGTCGAGCTCCTCGTCCCCCGGTTCGCCGACTTCGTCAGCGTCGACCTCCTGGACTGGGTGCTGGGCGCCGACGAGCCGCCACCCGTTCCGACCGGCGAGGTCGTGCTGCGCCGGGTCGCCCACGGCTCCGCCCACGAGGGCACCCCCGAGGCCGCCGTCCGGCTCGGCGAGACCGACGTCCATCCGCCCTTCAGCCCGCCCGCCCGCGCCCTGCGGGAGGGACGTGCCGTGCGCATCCAGGCGGGCGAGCCCGACTTCATGCACTGGCTCGTCGAACGCAACGCGCGCGCTCCCGAGGGCCGACGCTTCCGCAGCGGCGTCCACTCGGTGATCTCGGTGCCCCTGCTGGCCCGCGGCACGACCCTGGGCGTCCTGGTCGGCGTCCGTATCGCGCACCCCGACGACTACGAGGACGACGACGCCGTCTTCGCCGAGGAACTCGCCAGCCGGGCCGCGGTCTGCATCGACAACGCCCGCCGCTTCGCCCGCGAGCGCACCACCGCCCTCGCCCTCCAGCACAGCCTGCTGCCCCGCGGCCTGCCCGGCCAGGCCGCCGTCGAGGTGGCCCACCGCTATCTGCCCAGCGGGTCCACGGCGGGCATCGGCGGCGACTGGTTCGACGTCATCCCGCTGTCCGGCAGCCGGGTCGCCCTGGTCGTGGGGGACGTCGTCGGACACGGCATCCCGTCCTCGGCGACCATGGGACGGCTCTGCATGGCCGTGCGCACCCTGGCCGACGTGGACCTGCCGCCCGACGAACTGCTCACGCACCTCGACGACCTCGTCACCCACCTGGCGGCCTACGACGAAGACGGCGGCGACGACGTCGCCGAACTCGGCGCCACCTGCCTCTACGCCGTGTACGACCCCGTCAGCCGCCGCCTCGCCGTCGCCGCCGCGGGCCACCCCGCGCCCGCCGTCGTGCTGCCCGACGGCAGCGCGCAGCTGGTGCGTATGACGCCCGGTCCTCCGCTCGGCGTGGGCGGCCTGCCTTTCGAGGCCGTCGAGCTGGAACTGCCCGAGGGCTCGGTCGTCGCCCTCTACACGGACGGCCTGATCGAGGACCGCGGCCGTGACGTCGACCGAGCCACCGGTGAACTGTGCAGCGCCCTGACCGCGCCCACCGCCTCGCTCGACGCGCTCTGCGACAGCGTGCTCAAGGCGGTCCTGCCGGAGGAGCCGGGCGACGACGTGGCCCTCCTGCTCGCCCGCACCCGCGCCCTCGGTGCGGACCGGGTCGCGACCTGGGACGTCGTCCCCGACCCCGCCCATGTGGCAGAGACCCGGCAGGCGGCCACCGAACAGCTGGCCGCCTGGGGTCTGGAAGAGGCCGCCTTCGTCACCGAACTCGTGGTCAGCGAGCTCGTCACCAACGCCATCCGCTACGGCACGCCGCCCATCCGGCTCCGCCTGATCCGCGACCGCAGCCTCATCTGCGAGGTCTCCGACGGCAGCTCCACCTCGCCCCACCTGCGCCGCGCCCACGCCTTCGACGAGGGCGGACGCGGCCTGCTGCTCGTCGCGCAGCTCACCCAGCGCTGGGGCAGCCGGCAGACCGACCGGGGCAAGACCATCTGGGCGGAGCAGTCGCTCGAGCCCGGGTGA
- a CDS encoding peroxiredoxin: MSKAPETGDLVEDFALKDETGTLRSLTGLLADGPVVLFFYPAALTPGCTAEACHFRDLAAEFAAVGAQPVGVSGDSVDRQQEFADRHTLGMPLLSDEDGAVRERFGVKRGFSLAPNKRVTYVIGQDRTVLEVVRSELRMNTHADRALDALRARRA; the protein is encoded by the coding sequence ATGAGCAAGGCTCCGGAGACGGGCGACCTCGTCGAGGACTTCGCCCTGAAGGACGAGACCGGCACCCTGCGCAGCCTGACCGGGCTGCTCGCCGACGGGCCGGTGGTCCTCTTCTTCTACCCCGCCGCCCTGACCCCGGGGTGCACCGCCGAGGCCTGCCACTTCCGCGACCTCGCCGCGGAGTTCGCCGCCGTCGGGGCGCAGCCCGTCGGCGTCAGCGGGGACTCCGTCGACCGCCAGCAGGAGTTCGCCGACCGGCACACCCTGGGCATGCCGCTGCTGTCCGACGAGGACGGGGCGGTGCGGGAGCGGTTCGGTGTGAAGCGCGGCTTCTCGCTGGCGCCGAACAAGAGGGTCACCTACGTCATCGGGCAGGACCGCACCGTCCTGGAGGTCGTGCGCAGCGAACTTCGCATGAACACCCACGCCGACCGCGCCCTCGACGCGCTGCGCGCCCGCCGGGCCTGA
- a CDS encoding DoxX family protein, with translation MSRSERSPLLLAGLLATAGVAHFAAPRSFDATVPRALPGSPRAWTYASGVAELALAAGVALPRTRKAAALATAAFFVGVFPANVKMAWDWRHRPTALKATAVGRLPLQAPLVMWARSVANGTEGQA, from the coding sequence GTGTCCAGGTCCGAACGCTCACCCCTGCTGCTGGCGGGCCTGCTCGCCACCGCCGGTGTCGCGCACTTCGCCGCGCCGCGCTCCTTCGACGCGACCGTCCCGCGCGCGCTGCCCGGCTCGCCCAGGGCCTGGACGTACGCCAGCGGCGTGGCCGAGCTGGCGCTGGCGGCGGGAGTGGCCCTGCCGCGGACCCGCAAGGCGGCGGCGCTCGCCACGGCCGCGTTCTTCGTCGGCGTCTTCCCGGCGAACGTCAAGATGGCGTGGGACTGGCGGCACCGTCCCACCGCGCTCAAGGCCACCGCCGTCGGGCGGCTGCCGCTGCAGGCCCCGCTCGTGATGTGGGCCCGCAGCGTCGCGAACGGCACGGAGGGACAGGCATGA
- a CDS encoding MarR family winged helix-turn-helix transcriptional regulator, which produces MPTEPLPPPSVASPEVIEIERALTRVTYLSTRARAHDRLMAIAGIPLDRAAVAVLRQVADSEPQRPGELAQGLGVEASHVTRTVQQLQKAGYVTRVPDPDDRRAQRIQLTEAGRAAVGRVRDAGARGLQLALGDWDREDLGRLAALFHRMADDFLSCAADEESEQSGQALRA; this is translated from the coding sequence ATGCCCACCGAACCGCTCCCGCCGCCTTCCGTCGCGTCCCCGGAGGTGATCGAGATCGAGCGTGCGCTCACTCGCGTCACCTATCTGAGCACCCGGGCCCGCGCGCACGACCGGCTCATGGCGATCGCGGGCATCCCCCTGGACCGCGCGGCCGTGGCTGTGCTGCGGCAGGTCGCCGACTCCGAGCCGCAGCGGCCGGGGGAGCTGGCCCAGGGCCTGGGCGTCGAGGCCTCCCACGTGACCCGGACCGTGCAGCAGCTACAGAAGGCCGGATACGTCACCCGGGTGCCCGATCCCGACGACCGCCGCGCCCAGCGCATCCAGCTCACCGAGGCCGGCCGCGCCGCCGTCGGCCGGGTCCGCGACGCCGGCGCCCGGGGGCTGCAGCTGGCGCTGGGCGACTGGGACCGGGAGGACCTGGGCCGCCTCGCCGCCCTCTTCCACCGGATGGCCGACGACTTCCTCTCCTGTGCCGCCGACGAGGAGAGCGAACAGTCCGGACAGGCCCTGCGCGCCTGA
- a CDS encoding ATP-dependent DNA ligase: MTLPRIAPMLATPGKLPPAAQDARWAYETKQDGQRAVAYLAGDGSVVLRARSGEDITGAYPELWPLGEALGRTPAVLDGEVLALDTEGRADFQLLQSRMGLVQAAGKAARLAATAPVHLVLFDVLHLGGGSLLSLPYARRRARLEALALDGPRWSTPGALVGHGREALEATRAHGLEGLVCKRLDSPYEPGVRSRAWIKIRNMRVADVLVGGWLPGKGRLTGLPGAVLVGQRAATGLRYVGGVGTGWSEAERTELAALLRAAATDACPFDALPQAPGAHWAVPRLVGEVRYSTRTRAGLLRQPSWLRLRPDLAPEESAADLPDTSA, from the coding sequence GTGACCCTCCCTCGCATCGCCCCCATGCTCGCCACCCCGGGCAAGCTGCCGCCCGCCGCCCAGGACGCCCGGTGGGCCTACGAGACCAAGCAGGACGGTCAGCGGGCCGTGGCCTACCTCGCCGGCGACGGGAGCGTCGTCCTGCGGGCCCGTTCGGGTGAGGACATCACCGGGGCGTATCCGGAGCTGTGGCCGCTGGGCGAGGCGCTCGGCCGCACGCCGGCCGTGCTGGACGGGGAGGTGCTCGCCCTGGACACGGAGGGCCGCGCCGACTTCCAGTTGCTGCAGTCCCGCATGGGGCTGGTGCAGGCGGCGGGAAAGGCCGCGCGGCTCGCCGCGACGGCGCCCGTGCACCTGGTCCTGTTCGACGTGCTGCATCTCGGCGGAGGGTCGCTGCTGTCCCTGCCCTACGCGCGGCGCCGAGCCCGGCTCGAGGCGCTCGCGCTGGACGGGCCCCGCTGGTCGACGCCGGGCGCACTGGTCGGCCACGGGCGCGAGGCCCTGGAGGCGACCCGGGCGCACGGTCTCGAGGGGCTGGTCTGCAAACGGCTGGACTCCCCGTACGAGCCGGGTGTGCGCTCCCGGGCCTGGATCAAGATCCGGAACATGCGCGTCGCGGACGTCCTGGTGGGCGGCTGGCTCCCCGGCAAGGGCCGGCTGACCGGACTGCCCGGCGCCGTCCTCGTCGGGCAGCGCGCCGCGACGGGGCTGCGCTACGTGGGCGGCGTGGGCACCGGCTGGAGCGAGGCCGAGCGCACCGAACTCGCCGCGCTGCTGCGGGCCGCCGCGACCGACGCCTGTCCCTTCGACGCCCTGCCGCAGGCGCCGGGCGCGCACTGGGCCGTGCCCCGTCTGGTCGGCGAGGTCCGCTACAGCACCCGTACCCGGGCCGGGCTGCTGCGTCAGCCGTCCTGGCTGCGGCTGCGCCCGGACCTGGCGCCGGAGG